A region of Flavobacterium album DNA encodes the following proteins:
- a CDS encoding DUF2306 domain-containing protein, producing MKKKCFWGYTILLLCIFEAMNIRNVNIHSQKYRLWSRLFIFLFLYFYWLMVKITCYYIPISPNAAFLQIKQTEVQTRPEYIYLFYAHVYSSIFVLLAGFVQFFRFKGSLGRKIHRIAGYQYVVLLLILAAPSGIYMGWYANGGITSRISFMLLGLLWWITTFIAMHKIRTKQYTAHRSWMIRSFALSLSAVTLRLWKVTLVCLFHPAPMDVYQIVAWLGWVPNIIIAEIIIRNQQNTNQ from the coding sequence ATGAAAAAGAAATGTTTTTGGGGTTACACTATCCTGCTTTTATGTATTTTTGAGGCCATGAATATCAGGAATGTAAATATACACTCACAAAAATACAGGTTGTGGAGCCGGCTCTTCATTTTTTTATTTCTGTATTTTTACTGGCTTATGGTAAAAATAACATGTTACTATATCCCCATTAGCCCCAATGCCGCTTTCCTGCAAATAAAACAGACAGAAGTACAAACTCGTCCTGAATATATTTACCTGTTCTATGCCCATGTTTATTCCAGTATTTTCGTGTTACTTGCCGGGTTCGTTCAATTCTTTAGATTTAAAGGATCTCTTGGGAGAAAAATACACCGGATCGCAGGCTATCAATATGTAGTATTACTTCTTATCCTTGCAGCGCCAAGCGGCATTTATATGGGTTGGTATGCCAATGGAGGTATTACGTCCAGGATATCTTTCATGTTGTTGGGGTTGCTTTGGTGGATTACAACATTTATAGCAATGCACAAGATCAGGACAAAACAATATACAGCCCACAGAAGCTGGATGATACGCAGTTTTGCGCTAAGTCTTTCGGCAGTAACCCTACGGCTTTGGAAAGTAACCCTGGTATGCCTTTTTCATCCGGCACCGATGGATGTTTACCAGATCGTGGCCTGGCTGGGCTGGGTGCCCAATATTATTATTGCCGAAATTATAATACGTAACCAACAAAATACAAACCAATGA
- a CDS encoding YARHG domain-containing protein: protein MKKLILFISLFGMACSCKNEEGNKKNIAENDRHPKYSEYCGIWSGDIEPVYAEDDTISVPVKKITIKISSIIGDKVYGQSLVAGVQRPLTGKISEKENDVIMLTLDEPGTLAYDGRYELEMIKGSFLEGTHTAFKDSPDTTTIKKLRITHRQFVYNPNFMLSENVDRVDWENSKQQEVEYDEYYDEGEAGEDESDSLKNMNPENDTLEDGVKQVYLEDVYRVASKEIFSINASVRKLSEAELKNLTKLDLEIIRNTIFARHGYSFRKNSIRHFFEVNYWYVPISNNVDKELTALEKENIALLSRFEKYAEDYYDSFGR from the coding sequence ATGAAAAAACTTATCCTGTTTATCTCACTATTTGGCATGGCATGCTCATGCAAAAATGAAGAGGGTAACAAAAAAAACATAGCCGAAAACGACAGGCATCCAAAATATTCTGAATATTGCGGCATTTGGAGTGGCGACATTGAACCGGTATATGCGGAGGATGATACCATTAGTGTTCCTGTAAAGAAAATTACGATAAAAATAAGTAGCATTATAGGGGATAAGGTTTACGGGCAAAGCCTGGTTGCGGGTGTGCAAAGGCCGCTGACAGGGAAAATATCCGAAAAAGAGAACGATGTAATCATGCTGACATTAGATGAACCGGGTACTCTTGCTTACGATGGCCGCTATGAGCTAGAAATGATAAAGGGTTCATTTTTAGAAGGGACACATACTGCATTTAAAGACAGTCCGGATACTACCACAATTAAAAAGCTCAGGATCACCCACAGGCAATTCGTATACAATCCCAATTTTATGCTTAGTGAAAATGTAGACAGGGTAGATTGGGAAAATTCAAAGCAACAGGAAGTAGAATATGATGAATATTATGATGAAGGTGAAGCAGGAGAAGATGAAAGTGATTCGCTGAAAAACATGAACCCGGAAAATGATACCCTGGAGGATGGCGTAAAGCAAGTATATTTGGAAGATGTATATCGTGTTGCGTCTAAGGAAATCTTTAGTATAAATGCATCTGTAAGAAAACTTTCTGAGGCAGAGCTTAAAAACCTGACTAAACTGGACCTGGAGATTATAAGGAATACCATCTTTGCACGCCATGGCTATTCGTTCAGGAAAAATTCAATACGTCATTTTTTTGAAGTCAACTATTGGTATGTACCAATATCCAATAATGTGGATAAAGAGCTCACTGCCCTTGAAAAAGAAAATATCGCACTTTTATCAAGATTTGAAAAATATGCCGAAGACTACTATGACAGTTTCGGAAGATAA